The window TTGCCGGCAAACGGCAGCTCATCATCTGGCATCCAGAGGCCGTGAACTCGCTCGATCCTGACACGGGCAAAATCTATTGGACCTATCCGCTCACGCCGCCGGTGCGCTCAGGCATGACCATCCCCAGCCCGCGCAAAGCCGGCAATCTGCTTTTCCTCACTTCCTTCTACAACGGTTCATTGATGTTGCGAGTGGACTCCGACAAGCCGCCGCTGGTCTGGCAGAGCAAAAAGGTCAGCGAAATGGACACCGACGGCCTGCACAGCGTTATGAGCACGCCGGTCCTGGAGAACGGCTACATCTATGGACCGTGCAGCTATGGACAATTCCGTTGTCTGAAGGCCGACACCGGCGAGCGTATCTGGGAAACGTTCGAGCCGACCACCGGCAAATCAGTGCGGTGGGGCAACGCGTTCATCGTGAAGAACGGCGACCGCTACTTTCTGTTCAACGAAAAGGGCGACCTCATCATCGCCAAACTCACGCCGGAGAAATACGAGGAAATCAGCCGGGCGCATCTGCTCGACCCGACCAACCCCGATCCGGGCCGGCCCGTCGTCTGGTCGCATCCCGCCTTCGCCAACCGCTGCGTTTATGCGCGCAACGACAAGGAGATTGTCTGTGTGTCGCTGGCCGCTTCTCAATAAGGGCCATGCAAGCCGCATTTGAACTGTTCAGCTTTGAGCGGTGAAGAAATCCCGGAAAAACTGGCTGACGATATTGGCGTTTGTGCTGCTGGCTGGCGTGTCGTTTTTTGCCTTGAGGCCGCGCGAGCCGGCTTATCACGGCAGGACGCTTCGTTCATGGTTGATGGAATTCGAGGGCGGCTACGAGTCGGCAAACACAAATGCCATCACTGCAATCAAAGCCATAGGAACGAACGGCCTGGCCATCCTACTCGCGGAACTGGAATATAAAGAGCCGGCTTGGCAAAAAAGTCTGAGTGCTCTGGCTGACAAAGTTCCGATCATCGACTTGCGTTCAGACCCACCCGGGAAAAGAAATCATCGGGCAGCTAATGCGTTCCGCGCTCTTGGCGCGGACGGTAAGCCTGCGATTCCCGAACTGGCCAATTTGATTTTTCAGAACCATCGCGCGGATGAGGCGGCGATTGCGTTGGCTGGCATCGGACAAGATGCCCTTCCTGAACTCGCGAACGCACTGAGTCACACCAACGCGAGGATTCGCATGGCAGCGGTGGGGGGACTGCGCCGTTGGCGTGGGGATGCCGGAAACGTTGTCCCGCTACTCATCAAGGCGCTGACGGACGAAAGCCATCCTGTTCGATTAAATGCGGTAAATGCATTGGGTGAGCTGGCACAAGAGCCTGTTATAGCAGTGCCGGCGTTGATTCAGGCTCTGCGTGACAAGTCGCCCGCCGTGCGCCTCAGCGCCACGGTGGCATTGGAGATGTTTGGCAAGGACGCAGAAGCCGCGCTACCTGCCTTGCGCAAGTTGAAAGAGCAAGAAGGCGCTGACTCGATGGTAGCTCCATTCGTGGATCAGGCCGTTAAAAGGATCCAAGAAAAGTCGAAGGCCAAATAGTAGTGGGGATGAAGATGTGTGTTCGTTCAGCGCGAGTCCACGACGGCCCGACGGATCATTGCGGAGACCTCGGTTGATTCAATCTGCGGCTTGCTAAGGAGCCATTGTTCTTCGCAAATGAGCACCGGCCAAT of the Candidatus Angelobacter sp. genome contains:
- a CDS encoding HEAT repeat domain-containing protein gives rise to the protein MKKSRKNWLTILAFVLLAGVSFFALRPREPAYHGRTLRSWLMEFEGGYESANTNAITAIKAIGTNGLAILLAELEYKEPAWQKSLSALADKVPIIDLRSDPPGKRNHRAANAFRALGADGKPAIPELANLIFQNHRADEAAIALAGIGQDALPELANALSHTNARIRMAAVGGLRRWRGDAGNVVPLLIKALTDESHPVRLNAVNALGELAQEPVIAVPALIQALRDKSPAVRLSATVALEMFGKDAEAALPALRKLKEQEGADSMVAPFVDQAVKRIQEKSKAK